The region TACACATATTGGCGGCCGGCTTGTGCTTTTCGGGCAAGATGTTCACGGTCCAATCCTTCCGGCACTGCTATCTGACGAGAAACAGTATCAGGCCTCTTTGAAAAAGCTCGCAGCCTTGGATGCGGACCTTCTTCTGGAAGGGCATTACGGCGTTTTCCGGACAAAGAACGAAGTGCGTGAGTTCATTCAGTCCTTTATCAAATAGGGCATGGTCGTTTCAGTCACTGCGAATATGGTCACCCAATCGGGGCGCTCACGTCCTTCCCAGGATTTCTCTGGCAATGGTGATCTTCTCTATTTCTTTGGTGCCCTCGTATATTTCCACAATTTTTGCGTCCCTGTAAAACCGCTCCACATCGTATTCGTCCATATATCCGTATCCACCGTGGAGTTGAAGAGCTTCGTCAGTCACTCGCACAGCGGTTTCCCCGGCCACGAGCTTCGCTATTGAAACAATCTTGCGATCGATCCGGCCATGGTCGATAAGCCAGGCGGCTTTGTGGTAAAGCGAACGAGCGCTCTCTATTCTCGCGGCCATGTCTGCAACTTTGAACTGAAGGCCTTGAAACGAAGCCAGAGGCCCTCCAAACTGGGTCCTTTCCCGGATATATGCCACGGCCTTGTCCAGAGCGCCCTGGGCTACGCCGACTCCCTGCGCGGCTGCCACTACTCGATTAATGTTGAACAGGTGCATGACCTGAGTGAAGCCCTCCCCTTCTTTTCCGCCGATCAGATTCTCCGCGGGCACCTGCACGTCGTCAAATGCGAGTTCAGCAGTGTCGGAGGCTCGAATGCCCATCTTGCCTTTAAGCTTGTTGGCAGTGAAGCCCTTTCGGCCCTTTTCAACCAACAGAAAGCTGAACCGCTCTGTCGGTTTCCGGGCTTCAGGGTTTGTGACACAGAACACCAGCAAGTTGTCAGCTATGCTGCCGTTGGAGATGAACTGCTTGGTTCCGTTGATTACGTAACCGTCCTCGGTCTTCACAGCGCGAGTCTTGACGCCGAAGATATCACTGCCGGCATTGGGTTCGGTGATCGCACAGCCCATGATGGCCCTGCCCTCTGCAATGGGAGTGAGATATTTATTCTTCTGTTCCGCAGTGCCGAACTCCCCGACAATTTCCGATCCGAAGACAGCCAACAAAATGTTGCCGACGCCCGGATCCACTCGCCAGAACTCCTCCATGACCATCGCATGCTCCAGGCATCCCAGCCCCAGTCCTCCATGCTCCGGCGCGATGAAAATACCCATAAAGCCTAGTTCGCCGGCCTTTTGCCAGACCTCTCTGGGAAATTTTTCTTCGCGGTCGCATTCTCGTGCGATCTTTGGGAACTCTTTGCGTGCGAATTTTCGTGCGGCTTCGATAATTTGAGTCTGCTCATCGGAGAGGGAGTAGTCCATCGGGCGCCTCCTTAGAATCAGGAACAGAATACAGATACTGACCGGTCAGTATTCTGGTTGCCTGTCGGGCTATTGTCAAGTGAAAACATTATGCTTTTCCAACGGAGAAATAACTTGACATGGTCGCATTCAAGGCCTACGATCGCTCATACCGACCGTTCAGTATTGACAACACCCGGACCGGCCATGAAACGAATTATCAACACCGAACAAAAGATCATTCAGGCTGCGCTCCAAATATTTGTCCGTAAGGGATATCACGGAACTTCCATCGGCGACATCACCCGGAAGGTTGGACTCACCAAAGGCGCCCTGTACTCACACTTCAGCGGAAAGGGCGAACTCCTGCTCAGGATTATTGATGAATACAAGTCTCGATTTATCGGTGGAATGATCGAAGAGCTGGAGCGCTGTTCAGGCAATGCCCTGGATCGTATTCATCGTGTTTTCAGCTTCAATTCGAGATTCGCGCTGGAAAATCAGGATCTGTGCGTGTTCTTGACCTTTCTCACCACTGAGCTGAACGCGGACGTGGATTTCGAACCCGCGCTCAAAAGCGTATATGTGGAATACAGGAAGGTCATAAGCGAGGTTGTCAGGCAGGGAATACGTCAGGGAATTTTCAAGAAGGAGCTTGACCCTGAAATCGCGGCGCTGACCTTTATTGCTCTGCATGACGGCGCGCTCCATCAATGGGTGCTCAACAGAAACAGTCTGGACGGAGAATTATACGTTCGGACGTATCGCGAGATCTTCTTGCACGGGCTTGTGAAACGTGAGCTTCCGGCGTGAGACATGTGGCAGCCCGTGGTCCGATCAGGCGAGGAAATCATGTTTAGTGAGGTCAACAGACCATGAATGAAGTGGTCCTGGCAAGTGCGGTGAGAACCGCGCAGGGCGCTTTCGGGGGCACGCTGAAAAGTGTGCCTGTGACCGAGTTGGCCCGGTTGGTGATTGAAGAGGTGGCAAAGAGGATAGGCGACCCCTCGATCATAGAGAAAGTCATCTTCGGGAATTGTTTTTCGCCATTGGAACAAAATGTGGCCCGTGTTTCGGCTTATCAGGCCGGCATTCCCGAGAGCGTTCCCGGGTTCAGCATCAACGGTGCGTGCGGCTCTTCCATGCAGGCGGTGATCAGCGCGGCGCAGGCCGTGCAATGTGGGGAAGCGGAGGTTGTGCTGGCAGGCGGGGTTGAAAGCATGAGCAATGCCCCGTACATAATGGAATCCGCTCGATGGGGTCAGCGCATCCGGCACTTACAGGCTTACGACCTGCTTTGGAAAGGCATGCAGGAGTACCCCATCGGTGTGGGGATGGGCTTGACCGCGGAAAATCTGGCAGAAAAGTACGGGATAACTCGCGAGGAACAGGATGCTTTCGCGGTCCGGAGCCACCAGAGAGCGGCACGGGCCATTCAAGAAGGGAAATTCAGGGCGGAGATCCTTCCGGTGCCGGTGGGACGACCCAAGAAGGAGCCGCTGATTTTCGATACCGATGAACACGTCAGGCCCGATGTGACTGTAGATCAGCTTGCAAAACTGCCGGCCGTGTTCAAGAAAGACGGCACCGTTACAGCGGGCAACGCATGCGGGATGAACGACGCCGCAGCCGCTGTAATTGTTACCAGCCT is a window of Desulfomonile tiedjei DNA encoding:
- a CDS encoding TetR/AcrR family transcriptional regulator — its product is MKRIINTEQKIIQAALQIFVRKGYHGTSIGDITRKVGLTKGALYSHFSGKGELLLRIIDEYKSRFIGGMIEELERCSGNALDRIHRVFSFNSRFALENQDLCVFLTFLTTELNADVDFEPALKSVYVEYRKVISEVVRQGIRQGIFKKELDPEIAALTFIALHDGALHQWVLNRNSLDGELYVRTYREIFLHGLVKRELPA
- a CDS encoding acyl-CoA dehydrogenase family protein, translated to MDYSLSDEQTQIIEAARKFARKEFPKIARECDREEKFPREVWQKAGELGFMGIFIAPEHGGLGLGCLEHAMVMEEFWRVDPGVGNILLAVFGSEIVGEFGTAEQKNKYLTPIAEGRAIMGCAITEPNAGSDIFGVKTRAVKTEDGYVINGTKQFISNGSIADNLLVFCVTNPEARKPTERFSFLLVEKGRKGFTANKLKGKMGIRASDTAELAFDDVQVPAENLIGGKEGEGFTQVMHLFNINRVVAAAQGVGVAQGALDKAVAYIRERTQFGGPLASFQGLQFKVADMAARIESARSLYHKAAWLIDHGRIDRKIVSIAKLVAGETAVRVTDEALQLHGGYGYMDEYDVERFYRDAKIVEIYEGTKEIEKITIAREILGRT
- a CDS encoding thiolase family protein → MNEVVLASAVRTAQGAFGGTLKSVPVTELARLVIEEVAKRIGDPSIIEKVIFGNCFSPLEQNVARVSAYQAGIPESVPGFSINGACGSSMQAVISAAQAVQCGEAEVVLAGGVESMSNAPYIMESARWGQRIRHLQAYDLLWKGMQEYPIGVGMGLTAENLAEKYGITREEQDAFAVRSHQRAARAIQEGKFRAEILPVPVGRPKKEPLIFDTDEHVRPDVTVDQLAKLPAVFKKDGTVTAGNACGMNDAAAAVIVTSLKKARDLGLDPLMRIRGYQVAGVDPNIMGIGPVPAIRGALGRAGLGLGDMDRFEINEAFAAQYLACERELGLDGSKVNVYGSGIALGHPVGATGCRLLVTLFHGMVADNLQLGVASLCAGGGMGFAVVLERV